The following DNA comes from Alnus glutinosa chromosome 6, dhAlnGlut1.1, whole genome shotgun sequence.
ATTGGCTGCTATGTGTAAGGCAGCTGTGTTGTCACAATACAACAATGCTGGCTTCGGATGCAATACTCTTAAATCTGTCAATAATGATCGTAGCCAGGATAATTCACAGCATGTACCTTTCATGGCTCTATATTCGGCTTCTGCTGAGGAGAGGGATACGGTTTTCTGCCTCTTTGTCCACCAAGAAATCAAAGAGGAtcccaaaaaaacacaataaccCATAGTGGATCTACGAGATATTGGACAACCAGCCCAGTCCGAGTCTGAAAATGCTCGCAAAGATAAATCATTCTGAGAAGGGAAAAACAAACCTTGGCCTGGACTATTTTTCAAATAACGCAGCACACGCAAGGCAACTTCCATGTGTGGTTTGCGAGGTGCATGCATAAATCGGCTTAGCACATGGACCGAATAAGTGATGTCTGGTCGGGTAATCGTCAAGTAAATTAGGCGTCCAACAAGTCGCCTATACTGAGATGGATCTTTAAGCAATTCTCCTGAGTCCGAGAGTTTTACGTTTTGCTCCATGGGAAAGTTCACAGGTTTAGAACCTGAAAGTCCGCTATCTTTTAGAATTTCCAAAGTGTATTTTCTTTGCGAAATGGAGATACCTTTCTTTGATCGAGAAGCTTCAATGCCCAAAAAATACTTCAAGTTACCCAAATCTTTAATCCGAAAATGACTATGCAGAAATTGTTTTAGAGTTGATATGGCATAAACATTGAGAATATCATCGACATATATCAACAATGCTGTAAAAGACTTGCCTTTCCGACGTGTGAATAATGAGTAATCTGCTTTGGATTGAACAAATCCAGCAGCTTGGATGGCTGTAGAGAACTTGGCAAACCATTGTCGAGAAGCTTGCTTTAGGTCGTATAACGACTTGTGGAGGCGACACACTAGGTTCTCCCCTTGTCGCCGAAGACCAGGAGGTGGAGACATGTAAATTTCTTCGTAGAGATCACCATGGAGAAAAGCATTGTGGACATTGAGTTGGTATAGGGACCAATTCTGGGCAGCTGCTAAAGCCAGTAAACAACGAACAGTAACCATTTTAGCATTGGGAGAAAAAGTATCATGGTAATCTATACCTTCCAGCTGTGTGTGACCCTTCGCAATCAAACGAGCTTTGTAATGCTCTATGGTGCCATCTGAATgccttttaattttgaaaacccAACGACAACCAATTGGCGTCTTACCAGGAGGAAGGGAAGTGAGAGACCAGGTGTTGTTGGCTTCTAAAGCAGCCAATTCAGATTGCATAGCGTCTTGCCAATGGGAATGAGAAGAGCTTCGATATAGGATGTAGGTTCAACATCTTGACTGAGAGCAGCagtaaatgagtaatgctatggtGAATAACGATGATAAAAGACATAATGGCAAAGAGGATATCGCGTACCTTGCTGTGGACTTGAGGACAGAGTCGACAACTGGTTGGGAGACGTCACTTGGTTGCATACATAATCACGCAAAGCCGTGGGAGGATGATGAGGTCGGTGAGAACGGCGTAAAAGGGGTTCGGGAGGAGGGGCGGCAAGTGGAGACTGGGAAGAGATTGGATCCGGTGGTGAGATTGATGGGACAGGTGGGGAAGGATCTAGTTGGTGATATGTATCAGAGACAAAGAGAGGAATGACAGGGGTCGAAGTGGATGGAATGGACTTATAAGGAAAAATTGTTTCATGAAAAACGACATCAAGGCTAGTAAACATTTGATGGGTGTAAGGTCATAGAGTTTGTAAGCTTTTTGACCGATGGGAtagccaagaaaaacacaacgTTGGGCACGAGGGGCGAACTTATGAGGAAAATGCATGACAGTGGCATATGCAAGACACCCAAAGACTCGAAGATGAGAATAAGAAGGGAGTTTGCcaaaaagtttttcaaaaagGGTTTTGTGAGAAAGAAGTGGTGTGGGCAAACGGTTGATTACATGAACGGCAGTGGAAACACATTCTGCCCAAAAACGTAAAGGAAGGTGAGCTTGAAAGTGAAATGTGCGACCGGATTCAAGAATATGGCGGTGCTTGCGCTCTACaaccccattttgttgagggGTATATACACAATAGTGTTGATAGTTTGTccctttttgtttgaaaaaattgtgCATAGAAAAGAATTCGCCACCATTATCAACCCAAATGTTGGCGATAGAAAcatgaaattgtgtttggacGAAGGAGAAAAAATTGACAAGTAAATGTTGTGTCTCACTCTTGTgatgaataaaaaaaacccaagtgAATCTTGAATAATCATCCAcaatagttaaaaaaatattttgcacTAGAAAATGAAGCAATCTTATAAGGACCCCAAATGTCACAATGAATTAATTCAAAAGGTCTCACAGATGAAATTGAACTAACAGAAAATGGTAGGCGACTTTGTTTTGCAAGAGCACAAACATCACAGGCATTATTAGACTGGAAAGGAAAATTCAACAAATGTTTAGCCATAAAATCTAATCTAGAAGAAGATAAATGGCCCAAATGGCGATGCCATAAGGCGGTGGATGAGGCGACCTGAGAACTGGGTAAATGACAGGAAATGGTTGCTACAGATGGAGGTTGATGTGTTGGCTTCTCTGATGCTATTGCAACCAAGTAATAAAGTCCGTCTCATTGTTTACCCAAACCAATCGTCTTCTTCGTCCTCAAGTCCTGCAAAATACACCAATAAGGGAAAAAAGTTACCGAACAATGGAGGTCTCTTATAATTCGACTCACAGACATTAAATCCACCTTAAAAGATGGCACACCAAGcacattttttaaagtaatggTTGAGCTCATAGGTAAATTCCCAATGGATGTAATGGGAGCCTGTTCTCCACTTGGCAGAGCAATTGGTGGCAAAAGGGTGTTCTTACGTTTGTTGACAAGTGAAGTTGGAGATGAGGTAATGTGGTCTGTTGCACCactatcaataattaattgatgGAGGCGCAACAGTGCTTGTAACAAACCTGAAGAAGCAGCAGCAGCATTAGCTTTAGGATTGGCAGGTTGTGTTGTCCCTTTGCCCTGTATAATAGACAAAATTTACTGGAGTTGCAAATCAGAAAGTCCATGTGTCACTGACGACACGTCTGGAATAGCTGGACCTTCCTTGACACTATTAGCTGAAGACTGATGGTTGTGTTAGCGTTTAAAAAAGGAGCTTCTTTGTTTGGATTTATTGGATGCATGTTTCGGATGTTCTGGCGGATACCCATTCAATTTCCAGCATGTTTCTCGCACATGATGGTCACGGTCACAGTAAGAGCAATGCAAAGGTTTTCGGGTAGATGAGTTGGAATGAGAAGAAGAGGAACCTGATCCATGTCGAACAGCCAAAGCCACTGGTTCAGCCCTTCGAACAGCCATGGCTGAGTTCTCTGTTGTCTCACGTGCAGTGCCTAGACTTCGCTGCTTCTCTTATTGTATAATGGAGGAATAAGCTTTGGCAACGTCTAGCAGGGGATTCATCAACAGAATCTGCCCTCGGATTGCACTATAGGATTCATTGAGTCCCATGAGAAACTGCATCAATTGGCGTCTCTTGTGGTCCGCCCCACAAGAACAAACGGTATCATTATAGGATCCTAGTTCATCCCATAATTTCTTCAATCTTGTGTAATAAGCCGCAACAGTCATCTGTTCTTGAGCAAGACAAGCGATGTCCCTCTCAATCTGAAAAATGCGAGGGGCATTGCTATGAGAAAAACTATCTCGAAGGTCTTCCCATACCTCTTGGGCTGTGGCTGAAAAAATAACACTATCTGCAAGTTCTGGTGTGAGAGAATTGAGAATCCAGGAGAGGATCATATCGTTTCATTTCTTCCACGTAACATAGTCTTCTAGTTTGGCAGTGGCAGACGGCATTGTGGTTGTTCCATCTATAAAACCCAATTTGGATTTGGCGTTCAAAGAAATCGTCTGGGCTTTACACCAAGTTGAGTAGTTATCCCTATCAAGAGGTTTAGAAACAAGCACCATTCCTGGGTGATCGgaatgatgaagaaaaaaaggattaGAATATGGGTTGGCAGTAGCATCCCTACACCCATTAGAAGATTGCTCGTTTGCCATGGTTGTGAAAACGGCAGAGAAAAAAACAGAGAGCTAGGGTATTGTtccctgctctgataccatgtagaaaGGGTAAAAGAAGGAAGAATTGTTTTCctggaataattattcattgACTGAGAAGATACATCTTTATACAAGGTGATTTCCTACAATTACGCTAGATTATTCTGGGCAATTCAAATACTAACGGAAACAGAGCAATACAAATGGAAACAAAGCAAATACAATATATTTTGTCAAGGAATGCCCGGATATTATGTCCGGGTATCTTGTCTTCCTCAACATAACCAACTTAGTCAGTCCGAGAATAGAATATCTATATTAACTCCTAACCAACCATCATCTGATTCTAGAAACAATGATCGAAAATCCGAAGCCATGTTATTAGCTTGACCGCATAAGTCACTGCCGGAGTGATTGTTTTCCATTCCCTCCGACAATAGAAGAGGCTGATTCAACTCGTTTATCTCATGATCAACATCACTGAGTTTTGCAAAATCGAAGTCAAGCATTCTGCATAAACCCTCTGAGCTCAAGTCCAACATGAAGTCCGCCGTTTTCTTTTCCCTGGTCGTCGATAGCGGTGACCCGGCACTTGATTCTGATGGTGAGGACTTGTTAATCTTAACCAACTTATTGTCCGACGTCGATGGTTCCACTGCCACCTTGTTGTCACCGTGAAGTCCAATATTCATTGGCTTTTTTTCAGCTGTAGGCTTGGCTAATGGGAACTGATCCTTTGACTTCTTGGCTAAATAGGAGTTCCAGTAATTCTTAATTTCATTATCTGTTCTTCCGGGAAGTCGCCCTGCTATTAGAGACCATCTGCAAGCACGTACATGACACACTTAAAGCtcgttagaatattaattaaatgatgttaacatggtatcagaagtCACAAATTCAAACTCTGACTCTACAATTCACTTTAATTTCgattaaatatttcacacatTGCGTCATGTTTGAGCCATCTCCTAAGTGGGAGTGTTAAAACTATCAATTAGTTCATATAGGTACTATCTTCTATCGGCTTCTACATTTGGAAATTAAAGTTTATCAAAGTACTTTTCCTTATCGGCTATCACATTCTACCTGTTGCCCAAGAGCTTGTGTAGCCTGATGAttaattcttcttcatcttcagcaATGTTCCCCCTCTTTATATCTGGTCTCAGGTAATTCATCCAACGAAGCCTGCAGCTCTTGCCACATCTCTTGAGCCCTGCCCCAGAAAATCAAagtaaataaaccaaaaaatggAAACAAACACAAATCAACCCACATTCTTTTATTTACTTGCTGATTTCCCCAACATCTTTTCTTCTCATAATTAACTCCAACCATATAAGAAAAGCCAAGGGCTGTAACTCTGAACTACTTccttgttaattaattaggatTGTACATTAAATTATAGTTACTCCTTAATGAATCTTGATTAGTCTGCCCAAATAGTAGCacagaaaagaggaaaaaaagctGCAGTAATTAATTTGATGTTCTTTATATATGCATCCGGGAAAAGGAGATCGAATTGAAGAAGTAGTGATCGAAGGCTCTGATCTCTCACCTGTTTCTTTGGCAAGATTACTCCATTTCCCTTCGCCATGGCTCTTAACATAATCCATGAGCATTTCGTCTTCAAGAGCAGTCCATGCTCCTTTGTTTAATCCATCCTTCGAACACCGAGGACTTCTGCCCATTTCTGTACAGTTTTTTGTTGCAGggactactctctctctctcccccctagGGAGAATTAATATGAGAGTTGTTGCTGCCGTTTGTATCACCCAACGTTGGAGAAAAAGTGAGACATTTATAGGCGGGGCATGCCCCCAGATTTCAATAGtacttaataataatttttacattttttaatgtaCGGCCACATTAGTTATGTTTTGTCGCCTCAATGGACACAGACAAGTgaacactaaaaataaaatcaaatatttcGTGTCCACGTGTTTCGTATGCCCTAATAATTTTACACTAGCCAATCGGAAGCACGTCCGGCCAGATCGAGGCAGTGCTACGCagtagcaaaatttccggaattcttccggaaattttgctactGCCAAACATTACCCTTCTTTCAACCATTAATCATGCATTAATTTCTATGCTACCTTTCCTCCTTGACTGCCTCAAAAGGGaatatactaattaattaattagttgcaCTTGCACCCCTTaaattaaatttagtactttTGCAAAAAATTCCTTAATTTATTGGTAATATTTAATTAGTACGTACAGTTCCGAATTAAACTTGATGTATTGAACTTTTCGTTTTTCTTCTTGAAATCTCTGCATGTGCAGGCCATGGGGGCCAAAACATGAATTAATGGGAAATATACTAAGATTGaaggaatcaaaataattatttttaatatattttaattttcaactcaaatatttatcaaaatggAACTGGCGATCGTTCTTTTAGTTCTCGAAAATCATCTATATATGATTAaatctttattaattaaatttcgtAGAAATTTATTTCTCGATGTACAACATCAAAGAATTAATCAAGAAACttatctttaattttgttgtaaAGTCGAATTTTGACAATATTCATGCATGACTGAAAAGGCTAATACTGTAGTTGCAATACAGCAATAGAAACGATAAGAGTAAGCATACGTTGCTtcgttaaaaaaattcatttacaTTTCTCCTAGAGGCTATTTCTcatgcctaatttttttttttaattaaagatttGAGTTAATGTTGTTGCTTATGATGTTTAAGGTGTAGGGCCAGGGgcctaaccttttttttttttttttttgtggcagGGGCTAAGCTTAATTATTTAAAGCCAAATGTATTAAATTAGTTATTTGTATACTAtaacaaaatcaaaagagggGGGAGGGCAAGGCcattacactacaaaaaaaatagaattttgcCACTTTCATTTAGATacgtgtacggacactgtacacgtggctaacaagTGGCCACGTGTTCGACGCGTGTTAGATCCGGGTGAAACTAAATGcacatttggccacgtgtacagtgataCACGTGTCCATTGTGCCACGTGTACTGGGATACACATGGCAAACAGTCGGCCACGTGTACaaaatacacgtggcagacAATCTGCCGCATGTATCACCGTATACGTGGCAAAGTAGCCACGAGTATTCTAGTACACGCGGCAGACTGTCTGCCACGTGTACTAGAATACTCGTGGCAGACTGTCTGCCATGTGTactgtaatacacgtgtcaaacagtctGAAACATGTATTTTGTACACATGgcaaaatgttttaattaattatattttttatttaatttatattatttttaatataattttttaattaatttaatttttaattttattatttttttcaatttttaattgtatttttatttaatttaatttttaattttattcttctttagaatttttaattgtattttttatttaattcttttttaaatacctaattgtatttttatttagtttaattatttttggaattttttttggaattttttttttttgctgtaattttgttattttcagcctaaaatatcacaaaatctattttaccccaaaatatcacaaaattaaattatacaaatcaataattaataacgtgtttgttaactacacaaatctttacgaacaaaaaataattacataaaatatctacGAATCTGAAGGGCATCTCTacgaatcacgaggtaccgtcccaggcgtgtacTGGACACCCGGCaattgctgcgcaagggacgGTGTAACAGGCGATGGTGTCCCGACAGGGGAGTGCtagctcagccgtcgtccaattGGCGACAACAGACCAattgttgtcgcattacctgcaaataataaaaacaattataatatataatattatacgcaaatttaaacaagtaatgaaaacaaatttaaaataattatgtcgtatacacaatatgaatcatacctgcagatgcactactaacagacgacgtgctacctacgtttgcaggtgaagactgctgagcacctcCACATGCAGGTGATACTCCCATTGAGAACATGAAGGCCTCGAACTGTCGCATACACTCCTCCAaggcgtcattcctctctcgctCAATACGCCACATCTCCCTCATTTCCGCCATCTGCCGGTCATTTTCGGAGGTTGCCCGAGATGTGCCCGCAGATGGTGCCCCTTGTGAGCGAGGCCTGTACGCGAAACACGTCCCACGAACAgaagtaacgttcggcccaacctgccgaaccctccccgcatactcaggcctcccaatcgcCTGTTCATACACGTCGTTTGGTGCCCAACGCACCATGTCTTGTGAGACGctctgcgtggcggctggatcactggataaattctgcgtcatcctctcttgtacgtcatcaacataaaatacacatatattgaataatgtcaTATAACACacataatttagaaatattagtaaaatagatcagtagcatacgcataggacccgtgtgcGTTCATTAAGGTAAGTGTCGTCCTTCCTTGTATGtgtcttcacgaacgactcggcgcgagtggggggcgtgccagatgtacatgcctgtcgccatccagttgaaatatataacaaacagagagagaaaatagtgacaattagcaacaattagcaacaaatattgtatttcaatatatttgttcatacctcctcgtgattaaatctggcataacttttggattcCGTACAATGGAGGAGGTCATTCTGCTCGCGCAAacgcttcatccgttcagaggtcgcctacgcattgaacatgatggtaaaaatgtaagcattgacacaattaaagtagtaatcaaaattaaattaactgttattagaaaaacacaacatttttttgtcatacaatcaaagacctacataccttTTTCTGCTCAGAGCACCAGTCGGTCAGCAGGAACTCCACATCTTCTGcgtcatacttctcaaaaactttgtCTGGCACTCTCGCACGTATAATCTCGGGTGTGTCACCGTCTTGAATAtgtagcttggttttgaacttcgacttccacgagcggtgcttgcGGCCAATATCATTACACGCTTcctgttgtgccttgcgctcgTCTACtaatacaggtagatagaactcctcatGCACATTTAATGtaagcattaattttaaaagttcaagAGAAACTTAATCTTaggtttaatttaaataaattagattcataaccataccatcagcgcgtgcCACATAGCCTgtttaatctgcttatctagcTTCGTCCATTCATCCCGCATATGTATGAAGGACCTGCTCCTGATAAGCATGCCCTCATCCCGCCTAAAACGATTGCaagctcgtcctacaggttgtgtcgcagcattgtactgcaacacaatcttcttccccctccggagcacccaatttctctctgggtccctaatcacctcataatatatgcTTCCGTCTAGGTTGTACCCtaatacaaaaatacacaacatttaattgtttaacactaaaaaacataattatattattaaattttaaattcaatttatttttctttcaaacttactattaatttttggtaacataatatgagtttaatgatgtctaaatatgtacttaccaaTCAACCGAATTGGTCAATCTGTATgcgctgggtcgctgggtcgtcTGCGACCTCATCGCCACCCCCTTCTGCTGGGGGAGGCTGTAGATCATAATCTGAtagcatatcctgggggctatcgggggccaactgatcggaacccaacatcgcaacgtctcCCTCATGGGGAgtctgccccccccccccagatCTCCCTCATGGGgaggtcattttttttaaaaaaaaaaaaaaaaaaacacaacgtgatacaatgatttatATGCATAGTGTACAAAATTTCTatgtccatttctttttttaatatatatttttcccaaaaaaacagttggccacgtggccacTTATGGCCGCGAgttaaaaatacacgtgtccgaatggccacgtgtattactacacgtgtattttttatacacgtgtattttttacactcGTCCAATTGCCAGCGTGTATTtattacatgcatatatatatacagtattaattataggttttttaactttgttatgttgcatttttttttgtttctaaacgtagatggtgtacaaaaccaaaccttaatttgaactatttgtttttaactttgttatgttgcatataattaaatttaattttatatatatatatatatatatatatatatatatatatatagcaccaaatttggtttaattatgcatatagtacaatatgtaaattaggttagagTTTATGTACTTatcagtataccatatatatatatacggaactcaacatgtaaaggccaagtatagaatttacatatagcgTGATtcacatcttcttcttccccttttaTCTGGTTCTAACCTAAACCTAACATTCAGAAAAATTTCAAGACATTCCTTCTCTACAACTGAAGTTCGCCCTTAAAGTTTTGTCATTGGGTTTCGATTGCCTCGGATTCTGCAGTTAAGGTTGGGCAAAAAGGGcatctaaaaagttttctactataggtaaaaaatattttcggagGTTGAGGGGGGGGCATGTGCCCCCTCTCGACCctcctggctccgcccctgtatAGCTCTAAAACCTAACTTTATGTGTATATGCTATGTACAccgtaattatatatatatatatatagcacaaatttaagattatgatatatagttaataaaataagaatttttttttttaaaaaaaaaaaatgaacacaaaacaacatttttttttaatatatatttggaaaaaaataacatttggccacgtggattTATTATACGTGGCCAcatatggccgcgtgtaataAATCCACTCGGCCATATGGCCGCGTGCATTTACGGCCGCGTGTAGTAAAtgcacgcggccaattgtacacgtgtataaaatacacgtgtctgattGGACGCGTGTACTTATACTCGTGTctatttggacacgtgtatttatacacgtgtctgattagacgcgtgtattaatacacgggTCTAGTCaaccacgtgtattttatacacgtgtaaaagtggccgcgtgtattacACGCGGCTACTTGTTTTGCTTATACAACCAGccacgtgtaaaaaatacacttGGCTACTTTGTCGCTTggctacagtaaccggtactgtagacacgcagCAGATTGcacctttttttgtagtgttaataCCGACCCTCCTCTCCCTCTGTCTCCATGCATCCCATATGGTTGATCCTAGTTAAATAATCCAAATTTTTAAAGGAATCTCACTGAACAGATCTTTGAAATAGATTCACAGCCCCATAAGATCGACCTAGCAAGACACTTGAATAATTATAGAAGTATAAGTACTCCTAAGTAATTGAATTaatttggaaaaacaaaaaataagagaatgGGCCTTAATTCACATGTCTCTCTGACGTAAACTATGATCTTCTGACTTATTTTATGCTACCGTTGGAATTAATTTACACCATTCATGAACactatgaaaatatatatatatatatatatatatatatatatatatatatatatatatatatatatatatatatatatatatatataaacacacccTGCTTCTTGCTATATATTGGTTATATGTAAATTAATACAAGAGGCTTATCGCGTTTGTATTTTATGCAGGCAGTGGCATCGATCCCTTTGAATAACTAATTACTGAGGCTTAAGGGGTCACGTGCTTGATGTTTAAAGAAATCCTGATCGTCATTTCAGCTGATCAATGAATTAATTCAAAAGGCGATCGAACTCTCTGGGACCACACATCTGTCGTTCCttttttaattagttgatttgtttttctctccAAGAAAATTAAAAGCTGACATATTTTTAGTACCCAAACTAACGTTTGACGATTTATCGAGCATGATCAAGAAAGTTGAAAGTTCGTTGCTGGCCTGCCTGGCCTCCAAAAGCGAAGCACAACAATTTTGTTAGGTACGTATATAATATGCTGTGCTAGggttcacaaaaataaaaagacaattttagcaactttaatttttttaggtgGTCGTTGATATTTTCGGCCCCAGGGAGTAGTATTATAACGTAACGACATGAATGCTCTCGATCTATTAATTAAGATCGTGCTTGGACTGACTGCATGCAGAgcctttttactttctttttgcttttcttttttcagttgaaatgagatttgaattaattcATGTGGATTGTGGACCAATTGATCATCAATCACCCTGCGTTGGTAGGGGCCGGGAATGATCCATACTCCATAGCCTCACCAATAATGAAGGACGTACATCGTCTCCTCCCTTCATTCATTTCTGATCAATCCTGTCAGGACAACAATTACTTGAGCAGAAAATTGATGCAAAAAGTTAATTAAGCTTGTCGAGTtgtctaatatatatatggagctCAAATATCTAGCTTGACAAGTCGAAGATGCCTCCTCCGTCCATTCATTTTCCATATATCCAGTCAGCACATGCAAAAAGTTCGCAGAAAATTAGCTAGTGATAGAGGAGAATTAATGTTTTGATGATTACATTTGGAATGACATTTTTTTGCTTTGTGTACAAGTTGGGTGTACAGGTAGATATCACAAGTTATTTGCGATATCTGCACTCTCATCCGCAAAATAcagatatcacttttagatatttaCATCCTCATCATTTTTTTCCTAT
Coding sequences within:
- the LOC133871330 gene encoding transcription factor MYB1-like yields the protein MGRSPRCSKDGLNKGAWTALEDEMLMDYVKSHGEGKWSNLAKETGLKRCGKSCRLRWMNYLRPDIKRGNIAEDEEELIIRLHKLLGNRWSLIAGRLPGRTDNEIKNYWNSYLAKKSKDQFPLAKPTAEKKPMNIGLHGDNKVAVEPSTSDNKLVKINKSSPSESSAGSPLSTTREKKTADFMLDLSSEGLCRMLDFDFAKLSDVDHEINELNQPLLLSEGMENNHSGSDLCGQANNMASDFRSLFLESDDGWLGVNIDILFSD